The Paraburkholderia caffeinilytica genome segment CCGGCTGCACTCAAGGAGGATACGATCATGAGCGATCTTTACTTCGGAACCGACCTCTTCGGCGAGTTTGACCGCCTGCAGCAGCAGATGGCGCAACTCTTCGGCGGTTTCCCGTCCAGCATCCGCGCCGGCCGTTTCGGCGCGTTTCCTCAGATCAACATCGGTGCGACCGACGAGTCGATCGAGATTGTCGCCTTCGCCCCAGGCATCAACGCCACCGAACTCGACGTATCGGTCGACAAGGGCCTGCTGACCATCAGCGGCGAACGCAAATCGACACAACCTGACACTGGTAGCGAGA includes the following:
- a CDS encoding Hsp20/alpha crystallin family protein; the encoded protein is MSDLYFGTDLFGEFDRLQQQMAQLFGGFPSSIRAGRFGAFPQINIGATDESIEIVAFAPGINATELDVSVDKGLLTISGERKSTQPDTGSETRTYAQERFAGIFRRVIELPETADPDKVQARYENGCLSISIGRRESSKPRAITVQ